A portion of the Pristiophorus japonicus isolate sPriJap1 unplaced genomic scaffold, sPriJap1.hap1 HAP1_SCAFFOLD_2232, whole genome shotgun sequence genome contains these proteins:
- the LOC139245584 gene encoding apolipoprotein L3-like, producing the protein MTGHIRELQEIANSIDRYHKGATIANVTGSSANAVGGILSLAGIIAAPFTAGASLVLTAVGAGIGGAGAATNLTAGISEYVTQSKKQKRVDEIIKQYKSDMKEMSKRLKDIGSDLQFLSQCSEGDMAECDYGEEKQRVSKAREVFNNCRKTYWPGVKAGLQTGSICMKTVNTTASVLAKQVLKKTPGLKVLAKRLTALSHNVRNTKYAKETGNVKQLLRGTPLALSKTTRAVSGAVSVFFVAFDIYSITKDSIELSKGSKTEVAKKIRDEAQRIEDALKVYEDIYQSLKKMFERN; encoded by the coding sequence ATGACCGGACACATACGTGAACTACAAGAGATTGCCAACAGCATTGATCGGTATCACAAAGGTGCAACAATTGCAAATGTCACAGGATCTTCCGCAAATGCTGTGGGAGGCATTCTAAGCCTTGCAGGAATAATTGCTGCTCCTTTCACAGCCGGTGCATCCTTGGTGCTCACTGCTGTGGGAGCAGGCATTGGTGGAGCCGGTGCTGCCACTAACTTGACAGCTGGTATCAGTGAATATGTTACGCAGTCAAAGAAACAGAAAAGAGTAGACGAGATCATCAAACAGTATAAAAGTGACATGAAAGAAATGTCAAAACGTTTGAAAGACATCGGCAGTGATCTTCAATTCTTGAGTCAATGCAGTGAGGGAGACATGGCAGAATGTGATTATGGTGAAGAAAAGCAAAGGGTCAGTAAGGCAAGGGAAGTCTTCAATAATTGTAGGAAAACATATTGGCCTGGAGTTAAAGCTGGATTGCAAACTGGTTCCATCTGCATGAAAACCGTTAATACGACAGCATCAGTACTGGCCAAACAAGTGTTAAAGAAAACGCCCGGCCTGAAAGTACTAGCCAAGAGATTGACAGCATTGAGTCACAATGTTCGAAATACAAAGTATGCAAAGGAAACTGGAAATGTAAAACAACTGCTTCGTGGAACTCCTCTGGCACTGTCCAAAACCACGAGAGCTGTTTCAGGAGCTGTGTCAGTATTCTTTGTTGCATTCGATATCTACTCTATAACAAAAGACTCCATTGAGCTTAGCAAAGGAAGTAAAACTGAAGTCGCTAAAAAGATACGAGATGAAGCTCAGAGGATAGAGGATGCATTAAAAGTGTATGAAGACATATATCAATCTctaaaaaaaatgtttgagagaaacTGA